A segment of the Deltaproteobacteria bacterium genome:
AGATCTGATCGTATGTGTTTGTGTCCATAAAATGGAAACCGTTATCATCACCGTACAGATACTGCATTTCTTTCTCTTCAAAGTTGGGCCTTTTCACCTTGTCGCCCGATCGGAAGGTCCGATCCAGGACGTTTCCGGTAACCAGGCTTTTTAGCCTGGTCCTTACAAATGCACCGCCCTTGCCTGGTTTTACATGCTGGAAGTCAGCGATAGTGAAAGGCTCGCCATCCAACTCTATTTTTAATCCCTTTCTGAACTGATTGGTAGCAATCAACAGTCCTCTCCTCCCGTTGGGTGTATTTTATCCAGGATCTGCGCAGCCCCCAAAAGGGCAAGGGTATACCCGAATGGTCCGAAACCGGATACGATACCGGAAGCTCCTTCGGAAACGAGGGACCTTCGTCGAAAATCCTCTCTTGATTGAATATTCGAAATGTGAACCTCAAAATAGGGCAGGCCCACGGCCGTGAGGGCGTCCCGAATAGCGACACTGGTATGTGTATAGGCCGCCGGATTTATGATGATCGCCTCGAAGCCGTTCCCGGGCGCTCCCTGAATGGTATCAACGATGTCGCCCTCGTGGTTGGATTGGAAAGCAACAACCTCCAGGCCTTCCTGTCCGCCTCTCTCCCGGAGCTCGGCGTGGACCTCATCGAGGCTGGCAGATCCATAATATTGCCTCTCACGGTTTCCAAGGAGATTGAGGTTCGGACCCTGGACAATGAGAATTTTTCTCATCGGCAACCTCGAAAAAGGTCTTTTTGCAAGTCCATCCTCATCGGAACTCCT
Coding sequences within it:
- the aroQ gene encoding type II 3-dehydroquinate dehydratase, giving the protein MRKILIVQGPNLNLLGNRERQYYGSASLDEVHAELRERGGQEGLEVVAFQSNHEGDIVDTIQGAPGNGFEAIIINPAAYTHTSVAIRDALTAVGLPYFEVHISNIQSREDFRRRSLVSEGASGIVSGFGPFGYTLALLGAAQILDKIHPTGGEDC